A DNA window from Engystomops pustulosus chromosome 10, aEngPut4.maternal, whole genome shotgun sequence contains the following coding sequences:
- the LOC140104631 gene encoding vomeronasal type-2 receptor 26-like, whose product MVDLGVIWDCDTDLSVYRYLKSISFETPSGEDIFFNDVGEVPATFDIMNLQIFPNNQYRLVKVGRYESWATTTQQISLDIGAINWNQEFTEVPHSVCSESCQRGNRKISMEGRPQCCFQCVPCSMGEITNETDAAVCIKCPEDMWPNEKQDGCLKKMVQFLSYEELMGVSLAAASISFSSITLLVLCIFRKFSDTPVVKANNRSLSYVILVGLAVCFLSSLVFIGYPLGFICLLRQVVFGVSFSIVVSGMLTKTITVILIFQSTKPNSIGKRFDSRISKGVMFTCPLLQVIICIVWLGTSPPYPELNMKSKPDTIIAECNEGSNLFFCGMLGYMGLLATVSFIVAFMSRRLPDSFNEGQYITFSMFVFLSVWICFIPAYLSAEGKNLVVVEVFAILASSAGLLGCLFFPKCYIIMYRPDMNTKQYVRGRP is encoded by the exons ATGGTAGATTTGGGGGTTATCTGGGATTGTGACACCGACCTTTCA GTTTACCGCTATCTGAAGAGCATTTCCTTTGAGACTCCTTCAGGAGAGGACATCTTCTTTAATGACGTCGGGGAAGTTCCAGCCACATTCGATATAATGAACCTGCAGATATTTCCTAATAATCAGTACAGATTGGTGAAGGTGGGGAGATACGAGTCCTGGGCCACCACCACTCAGCAGATCTCCCTGGATATTGGGGCCATCAACTGGAACCAGGAGTTTACGGAG GTTCCACATTCGGTTTGCAGTGAAAGTTGTCAACGAGGAAACCGTAAAATCTCCATGGAGGGGCGTCCGCAGTGCTGCTTCCAGTGCGTCCCATGCTCGATGGGAGAAATTACCAATGAAACTG ATGCTGCCGTTTGTATAAAATGCCCTGAAGATATGTGGCCCAATGAGAAGCAAGATGGCTGCCTCAAGAAGATGGTTCAGTTCCTGTCCTACGAAGAGCTGATGGGGGTTTCCTTGGCTGCTGCCTCCATTTCCTTCTCCAGTATAACCCTATTAGTTTTATGCATCTTCAGAAAGTTCTCCGACACGCCGGTGGTGAAAGCCAACAACCGAAGCCTCAGCTACGTCATCCTTGTAGGACTCGCGGTGTGTTTCCTCTCCTCCCTCGTGTTTATTGGCTATCCCCTGGGGTTCATCTGCCTCCTCCGCCAGGTTGTGTTTGGTGTGTCCTTTTCCATTGTTGTCTCGGGGATGTTGACCAAGACAATTACGGTCATCCTTATCTTCCAGTCCACCAAGCCCAACTCAATTGGTAAACGCTTTGACTCCCGAATCTCTAAGGGGGTCATGTTCACATGTCCTCTGCTCCAGGTCATTATCTGCATCGTCTGGCTCGGGACATCTCCACCTTACCCAGAACTAAACATGAAGTCTAAGCCCGACACAATAATAGCAGAATGCAACGAGGGCTCCAACCTCTTCTTCTGTGggatgttgggttatatgggacTTTTGGCCACCGTGAGCTTCATCGTGGCGTTCATGTCCAGGCGGCTCCCGGACAGCTTCAACGAGGGCCAATACATCACCTTCAGTATGTTTGTGTTCCTCAGCGTCTGGATATGTTTTATTCCAGCGTACCTGAGCGCTGAGGGGAAGAACCTGGTTGTGGTTGAAGTGTTCGCCATCTTGGCCTCCAGCGCTGGTCTTCTGGGATGTCTCTTTTTTCCTAAATGTTACATCATCATGTATAGACCAGACATGAACACAAAGCAGTACGTGCGGGGGAGGCCGTGA